In Caldisalinibacter kiritimatiensis, a single genomic region encodes these proteins:
- a CDS encoding MFS transporter: MKLTKQERAWILYDCGNSAYSISITTALLPIYFGMFKSGESMDLGYFNSIASILIAILSPVLGTIADYKDKKKRFFTFFFILGVVFTAALAFVPYGKWQYLVIFYILTSLGFAGANIFYDSFLVDVTTDERMDKVSTKGFAYGYIASIIPFGISLGVVYFTGMDKLLGYQLGFIITALWWGLFTIPMLRNVKQIHYVEPEPKPVVNSFRRLGKTFLNIRKIKTVLIFLIAYFFYIDGVGTIIKMSVPYAEQVLGGDSFDMFILLGILLIIQIVAFPFAIIYGTLAKLFTAKRMIIVGISTYIISCIFAYFITDISQVFILGILIASAQGGIQALSRSYYAKIIPKKNSNEFFGFYNIFGKFAAILGPLVMSLTTDLTGNARYSILSIIPLFIIGLIIFILLPTDKDKIEAIE; this comes from the coding sequence ATGAAGCTGACCAAGCAAGAAAGAGCATGGATTCTTTATGATTGTGGTAATTCTGCTTATTCAATTTCAATAACCACAGCTTTGCTTCCAATTTACTTTGGAATGTTTAAAAGTGGTGAAAGTATGGACTTAGGGTATTTTAATTCTATAGCTAGTATACTTATAGCTATATTAAGCCCTGTTTTAGGAACAATTGCTGATTATAAGGACAAAAAGAAGAGATTTTTTACCTTTTTCTTTATTCTAGGTGTTGTGTTTACAGCTGCTCTTGCATTTGTGCCATATGGGAAATGGCAATATTTAGTTATATTCTACATATTAACCAGCTTAGGATTTGCAGGAGCAAATATATTTTATGATTCGTTTTTGGTAGATGTAACAACAGATGAAAGAATGGACAAGGTATCTACTAAAGGCTTTGCCTACGGTTATATTGCAAGTATTATTCCATTTGGCATAAGTCTTGGGGTTGTCTACTTTACAGGAATGGATAAACTTTTAGGATATCAGCTTGGGTTTATAATAACTGCGTTATGGTGGGGTCTTTTTACAATACCAATGCTAAGAAATGTAAAACAAATACATTATGTTGAACCAGAACCTAAACCAGTTGTTAATAGCTTTAGAAGATTAGGAAAGACCTTTTTGAATATAAGAAAAATAAAGACTGTACTAATATTTTTAATTGCATACTTTTTCTATATTGATGGAGTCGGTACGATAATTAAAATGAGTGTTCCGTACGCTGAGCAAGTTTTAGGTGGAGACTCCTTTGATATGTTTATTTTACTTGGTATACTTTTGATTATACAGATTGTAGCATTTCCATTTGCTATCATTTATGGAACACTTGCAAAACTATTTACAGCAAAAAGAATGATAATAGTAGGAATTAGTACATATATAATATCTTGTATATTTGCATACTTTATAACAGATATTTCCCAAGTATTTATTTTGGGGATTCTAATAGCCTCAGCACAGGGAGGAATTCAAGCTTTAAGTAGATCCTATTATGCAAAGATAATACCTAAAAAGAATTCAAACGAGTTTTTTGGATTTTATAACATATTCGGGAAATTTGCTGCAATATTAGGTCCTTTAGTGATGTCGTTAACAACTGATTTGACAGGTAATGCTAGATATAGCATTCTATCAATTATACCACTGTTTATTATCGGACTTATTATTTTCATTTTATTACCTACAGACAAGGATAAAATAGAAGC